CAGAAAGAGGATCGTCGCATAACAGCCCCAACATTTCGAAGGACGAGTTTAAAGTTTGTTGAAGCAGCTTTACTTTAACGATGGACTCCTTTTGAAGGTTTACTTTGTGCTGTGAGGTTTTTACTCACCTGTAGTTTGGTTGGATGTGATGAAACCTGCAGACTCTCGGCCTCACAGCGACGTTCGAGGCTCCTGCTGTGATATGACGTCAGTGATCGTTTCCTCCTCTGGGAattctaaaataaaagattgagaGAGTTTGCTCTAACTAACCTTCAGTGCTCAAAGAGAGCTCACTGAAGATACTGAAGCTCTAATCTTTACACTTTTTACTCACAAGATCAGACTGGAGTCCAAATCTCCATCTTGACGAACCCTTTCAGATCATAACCAAGACATCTAAGGCTGAATATCACACAGGAGcacatttaatttaacacaAACAGCTCTAAATGAAGTCGATAGAGTTAGGTTCAAATCAGAAATTGatcaaatgtttttaacattttcatgcttgaaaggaaaaaactctTTTGGTTTAAATAGAAACTTTTAATCAGTAACAAAAGTTCATCTGCTTCACATTTGATCCACTTTACAGAGAAAAGTTAGAACAAACCACAAACTGTCGACAGAAACGGGAGAGGTTTGAAGTGTGCAGGTGCATTAATGCATGCAGGCGGCGTGAACGTAAAGTGCATGTGTCGGAAGaaacgtgtttgtgtgtcgctTTACGTCCTGAGGTTTGAGTGGTTTGGAGGTCTGACAGGAAGTGTCACCTGGAAGGCACGAGGCGTTACAAAAGCTTGTGTtttcatatatatatgtttCTAGTGCAGCAGTTAGTGATGACTCTAGGACAGTCATACAATCAACATCATGTATATATCAACAGTAATATCATCAACATGTTCTCTGAGGTTTAAATAAAGTCTGAGTTCTCCTGTTGGTTCAAGCTTGGGGGGAAGTAAAGAGTAAGGCGTTTAGGTTTTAGTGACAAGGCAACCCAACGTGCGCCAACGAGAACACGAACAGCAACGtcagcatgtttttaaaaacccaGTTATCTTTCAGGAGGCgatgttctgtttttaatcacAGCATGAAATCTAACCAGTGAAATACcgagtaaataaaacacagaactcTGAGTTTAATACGTCGTGAACACAGCTTGATACGAGTCCTcatgttttaaaagtttgaatcGCTCGCTCTCTGGGTTCttgttaaaatatgaaacatccAGAACAGAAGAAGCGACATGGATTCAATTATTCACTTAAAGCGCTCACCGTCTCACACTTTCACTCTTTAAGTTCTTTTAGCTTTACACTGTTTTCAGTCCCTCTTCCTGATGACCACTTCCTCTCCTGACGCCAGCTTCCTGTACAGCTGCGACAGCTCATCAGGTCGCGGCATCTTCGACTCCGGCGTGCACGGTATATCAAAGTCTGATGACCCCTGAGACCCCAAGAGCTCCTCTGGCTCTGATTGGACATTGAGGTCATCGttcatgttctcctcagacacGGTTTTGGTCCTTAAGTCTCcttgttcctgtctgtctggCTCGCGATGGAGGATCAGGGTGTCGGGTAAGCACGAGTCCAGGTTCTGGGAGGAGTGGTTGGACAGAGAGGCGGAGAGGGTGAGGCTGAAGTGTTTGTCAGTGTTCggggtttcttcttcttcttcgctgAACAGCTCGGGCGTCTGTGAGCCCGTCATCCTGGAGAGGGCGGGGCTTGGGACGGAGCAGCAGGACTGTGCTTGGCTGTTGAGGCTGCTCTGGCTGTCAGGCAGCGTCTCCTTGGTGAAGAAGTCCGCCCATTTCGGAGGATCAGTTGAGCCATGTCCTTCTTCCttactctccctctcctcctcctccgccatTATCACTGTATTATCCCCCGCTCCTtcatcctgctcctcctcctcctccatctgttcctcatcttcctcttcatcattgGACTCGGTGCAGTCCACATAGTTGCCTGATACAGGTTGTGTGACCGTCAGAGGGGATGACTCCTCCATGGAGACAGGGGGCGCTGTTTTCTGAGGACTCTGAGCTTTCACTGAGAAATCATAAAGAGAGTTTACaatccaagaagaagaagaagaagaagaagaagaagaagaagaagaagaagaagaagaagaagaagaagaagaagaagaagaagaagaagaagaagaagaagaagaagaagaagaagaagaagaagaagaagaagaagaagaagaagaagaagaagaagaagaagaagaagaagaagaagaagaagaagaagaaggcaccTTTCTGTATTTCCTGGTCCAGTCCGATCTTCTTCCTCACTGGTGCGAGGTCGAGGCCGTCGAACAGCTCGTCATCGCTGCCTGAATCTGAGCGGAGACAAAGAACGTTAACACAAGctgatgtttttatgttctAAGAGGATATTTGAGAGGACATCATGATGGATAGAGTAAGAAGCTTGGATGTAAGAGTGCAGCAAGGGCCACAGGTTGGGTTTGAACCTGGGTCGCTTATTTCGAGGACTTTaccctctgcacatggggcacAGGATCCGACCACTGAGCTGCACTCACTAAAGTTTGATATCTTCAGCTGAAAATGCCTGTTTCGTCCTCCTGTGCTCTCTCCAGGTCTTTGAGCTTACCTGAGCCCAAGTGACAATCAGGAGCAGAGGATGGAGAGCAAAAGGAGGCTTTGTGGACGTCTGCTTTGTTAAACTTTTAGTGTTTGGATATTAAAGGTAGAtaagtttctcttttttcatgttttctgaaaGAAGCTAAGTtgattattttctgtatttagtCTCAACTTGTCTTACTTtgttctctccttcttttccctgggtttgttttttgtcaTCCCCTTAAGATTTTCAGGAAACCAAACAACACCATCTGCCTTGAAATTCTACGCATTTCTAATCTTATTTTTGTGTCATTATCAACGAGTGGAGGACACCAGAAATGATTTGATTTCATATTAAAACACCATTTCTACAAACATCTCAGGCTTGAATTACAAAAGATAATGAGATACAATCAGAAAACATGAAAGAGCTGAAAGAGTGAAGGCTTTCTGTagcttgttttggtttgtttttcaaGTCTTTGTAGTTCTTGTTGTGCATGCGAAACAGCAGAGCGACCAGAAGCACTGACGAGGTTTAGTCGTGCACATAATCACCAAACACAAGAATAAACGACGTCTGATAAACCCGCTGAACACACATTACGTTTGTGATCTACACGTCACAAAAGTTAGaatttattctgaaaaaaagaagacggATTACTTCACTTAGTAAGGAATGTTTACTCATTGGTACGATTCACCAGTCAGGGTTTAACAGCCATGCTTCCACACCGTTTTAATaaagctaagctagctgttaGCCGCCTCAGATTACACCGTGCTAATGTTTGGGATTCAGCAGATCAACATTAAGGCCGTTATAAATAACATGCACTCTAAGATATGTCAAACTGTTATTGTAATATCAAACTGAGaccgaacacaaacacaacctttTTATAACAAGTCTGCAAAAAGACTCATCACACCAGCAGAGCACCTCTCTGTAGCTGTTCATGCATTCAAGACGACCTACTGTGACCCGACGGGACAGTCAGGGGGTCTTCATCAAGGGGGTCCTACCTCAGAGGAATCAAGGGATAGGAAGCAGGAGAGGAAGCATCAGATGTGTAACATTACCAGCTTAGGCATGATTACCTGCTCCTTTTTGTCTTCATGATATATCTCTTAAAATATTTAGATGAAGAGGATCTTTCAAACTGGTGGTAGCTATGTGACACTGTCGTACATTAATGCAACTAGGGACgtacatttgaagtattttacgtgatcgatttttggaaatgataACGATCAATTAACGATTAATCccaaaaaaaaccacaacattATTcctacgtcaaaaacaatgccaaatacgttgtttcccccctaaattgtattttcttcagcaacaaaatgcaaataactgacagtattgaatacgggtatgTTTGACacgctgattatcaacgatcaggctcatacaAATATTCTACGCAGACAGTCTTATTAAGTGAAGGCtaaagtaggggagaacggggttggttgtcacacaggttggttggcacactcgttatatttcgccaccagagggcgctgtctctcaaattggggtatggacattacCAGagttaggatcagagctcacctacatagtcttctctggagtaagacagctgaacttgaacacataagtgtgtgacaaccgaccctatagtgtgtgacaaccaaccccatagtgtgtgacaaccatccccatagtgtgtgacaaccgaccctatagtgtgtgacaaccaaccccatagtgtgtgacaaccatccccatagtgtgtgacaaccatccccatagtgtgtgacaaccatccccatagtgtgtgacaaccgaccctatagtgtgacaaccatctccatagtgtgtgacaaccatccccatagtgtgtgacaaccatccccatagtgtgtgacaaccatccccatagtgtgtgacaaccaaccccatagtgtgtgacaaccatccccatagtgtgtgacaaccgaccctatagtgtgtgacaaccatctccatagtgtgtgacaaccgaccctatagtgtgtgacaaccaaccccatagtgtgtgacaaccaaccccatagtgtgtgacaaccaaccccatagtgtgtgacaaccatccccatagtgtgtgacaaccgaccctatagtgtgtgacaaccatctccatagtgtgtgacaaccaaccccatagtgtgtgacaaccgaccctatagtgtgtgacaaccgaccctatagtgtgtgacaaacatccccatagtgtgtgacaaccaaccccgtgatggggttgattgtcacaaagtgtcagagtgtctttgatagttaattgtctctttgttacaatgagttggaaaatgagagggatacacatttcaagccaacaccttaagcttcaatttaatgtaggaataactattgaaagatgttttgatgatgagcaatcatcataacagtaaaaagtgtcaCAACCaaccccggtctcccctactaacagaaaagtacttcagactcacagtgttcagttttctgtctactcgttcttatggagaaaaataaacatgtgtattcggtcaggtgtcagctgggagcgcaaccgggtcattatcagtccagctgcagaaaagctcagatggctctgatgttgctgctctgcaaacatagcgtactagcaattcccacctgtctgttggcttcgtatccaaaggtggtgaaatgtcctgtttaaagttctcaacctccgtgttgttgttgtttgcagcATTTTTGTCTTGATGCCCTGACAAACAGCCTCAGCcgccagctgagtgtctccgctgtgctcaacaccttcagtcagctgattcacatccaaacatgctttaaacttaaaacacctccctgatagatgaaccaaatatgagaccacatgatgtttgttccacgtgacggaaaattgaaaacaaaaatgtgtgtttcgagtaatttcttaacaatcaattaatccataatcgattaattgtggtcatccctaaatGCAACACATCGTTCTTTCTCCAAACTTATTCAACAGAGTcaaaacaaaccagctgctgacCTGTCTGACCTTCTCAGAATCAACTGCTACCCAGACACAAGTGCGTCACAGAGAACCTGAACGTGTATGTTTGTCTCACCGTTTGCAGGTCGCTGCACCATGCTGCGTTTGAGGACTCCCAAAGGTTTGTACACAGGTGCTGCTTGATCCGATTGGTTCCTGCACATCGTATTCAACCTGTTCAGACACAAAGGAGAGCTCAAATTCTCACAGTTAAGATGCTGAAAGATGAGTTTACTTAAGCTGGACAACAAACACTTGACTCACATGTGTGTGACCTCACTCAGCGTCCTGCCCAGAGGGATCACACTGGGGAGGATGTTCACAGGCTTGAGGTAGGAGAGGAAATCCTTCAGCTGAAATAATCAGAGAGATGATTTTAGCATCAGGTAAATATGATTAAAATTTCCTGTTTAAAAGATTCAGATGATGAAAAGCACCTCTGAGTAGGAGGAGTGGAAACTGAAGCAGGCTCTGTAGGAACTCGCTCCtgttctgcaaaaacaaacaaaaagagtcACATTCAGCTCTCAAGTCCAAACTTATTCATTCTCAGTTTCATTATCAGCTCTTACTTTATGATGACGCTGGTTTTCCTCATCCTCTCCCCAAACCACATGGTGGACGGTTTGATGCTGATGATGCGGAGAGGAGTCCCGTCAGACGCTGTGCAGCCACACGGCAGCCTGCTGCCCTGGAAGAACTCCtcatcctgaaacacacacgGAACAAAGGGAAGAGACACTGACACCGTAATCCAAAGATGTGAAGTAGAAGCTTCAGAAGAAGGCGGCAGAGAgactctatccctctctccaacacggtctcagcagatgtgtgtctaacatgagtctggtcctgctggaggtttctgcctgttaaaggaagtttgtccttgccactgtaacttgctaaatgctgcaaagtgctctgctcatggtggattaagatgagatcagactgagtcctgtctgtaagatgggactggatttttgagtgtgtgcaggtgtgtgtgtgtgttggacatGAAGAAGGGACCTTTGGGTGTCGACAGGCGTGGATCTGCGTCCTGCGGTCGGTCGTCACGTAGCTCAGGATCTCCGGCATTTTCTTGAACATGTCCAAACTTCGGACGTGGATCTGAGAACAAATCAATCACCTTGTTAACTTTATTTAACATCGTTAAATAAATTTGACATCGTTTAGAAGGACACGCAGAGcaacgtgtgtgtgttacctgtgtgttgAACTCCTCTCCCAGGTTGGTGAACAGGTATTCATATCCATACGCAGCTTTACAGTTCAGCCAAACGACGTGGTACGGACTCTGACTGATCCAGTTTCCAACGAGCTCCAGGATGCCACTCAGACACACCTcctgcacacagaaacacacagacagggagGACATTATACTTTAATCATTGGTGAGAGGATCAACAATAAAGAAGGTGTGTTTCAAAACTGTAGTTGACtcactgaaaacagaaaaacgACACATCTGAGAGCCTGATGTCGCAGAAATCTGCTGCTTTCTTCTCATAAAGTCAAACTTGTTTCTACAATCCGCTCCATGTCTTAATGTCTGACCTAAACGATCCTGTTTGCAGCTTAATAATCCCTCAAACTCACCCGAGGAGGGATCTGGTAGAATCGTGGGTCGTAGAAAGTGGAGTCCAGATAAACACTCTGAATGTCCTTCACtctgtaaataataaaagaacactttCAGGAGTGTAACCTTTGTTGAAGCAAATATTGATTTAACTGGGACAGAACAGACAGAACACAGTGAGCCCGGTCTGGACTGACCTGCTGCCAGAGTGCAGATGCTCCATCCTGGACACgtctcctgcagccagcctgaagTCCCCCGTGTATAAGACATTCCCCTGAGAGCCCTCGAAGAGGAACCTGGAACAACAGATAACACAccttagtgctgggcgatattgaaaatgatgttatcacgataaaatatttaaaatcagtcgatatcgatcatgataaatataaaatctttatttcatttaaatgtaaagtcagatttttgctccagaggtcgttccaaagtcgaggggccCTAAATGAAAAGCTTGGTCCCCTTCtttaaatcaattctaaaactaACAGGGAGGCTAAAATCAgagtgatgtgatgtcgtctgtTAAAGCCAATAAGAAGCCAAGCGTTCAAAAACTGGTCTCACTCACATCACAGAGCCGGGGCAGTGACCTGCAGTCAGCAACGTGACCACGACGTCTTCTTTCTGTCAAACAAAGAACAGACAACATGCTGAAAGAGAAACACACCTCCATGTTTTATCATCATATCATGCATGAGGTTTGTCTTCATACCTCTCCAGATGTCTCGTCCACCAGAGAGATCTGAGTCGGGCTCTCCAGCTCCAAGGGAACCTCAAATTTATGATTCATCAGAAGAGAGGAAAAGTCATCATCCACAGCCTTCAGGAGCTGAAATAatgtgctttaaaaacacaaatacacataaaaAATCTGCATGTAAAATCAGCATACTCACAATGTAATCCTCCCAAAAAGCATATTTGGGATTGCTCAGCAGAAGTTCTTTGGTCACAAATGAGCAGTACAGTCGGACTGTGCGACTGAAACCAGAGAGAAGACATCAAGTCAGTTTGTTTTAAATACTAAATCTGGATTATTCAATGTGTTTTACTGTATAGGAGGAGATTATAGTGCAAGTAGAATAGAAACAATTTGGCAAAATGGTTGATTTATTAAAAATAGATGTTCCGTTTTtgaaacctcctactatactagcagtacgtactgatatgacCAAATTTCAGtctgtagtatgtgaacaagaggaaaatctgcagtatgccaaaactacccggatgtcgtactgctgcaggaaaatgtctcagtatgcagcggaccagtctccctgacgtactgtttcccacaatgcacagggCTAaggttctccttcttctttttccgtATATGACGGGGGCACTccatttttaggtgctgtgaaaatgattaaattccatataaaccacttcataACTTTTTAAACCCTAAGTGATGCTAATGAAGCAGTCTCTCTATCAGCtcggtcgttgtttacttccgctttctgaaaccgaaAATCCAGCGAcccctgacccagcatcctgcagaccagatccaacagaacagtcagactacagactaccttcaaacgcagtatgcagtacggactgcatactacattcataggtagtaaGGAGCAGGTGGTTTTGGAAACAGCAGTAGTCCTTTGTCCAAGTATGCTCCTCTGAGAGTTCCTGGAACTtaggaaagtactaccccccaagcaggggctaaGACAAATTTCCACCTTGGTGGACAATACagatttattctattctatttacagggggagattaactaccccaggACTACTAacatagttcctcaaaaggtccctagttcctgcagtggaaaagcACCTTTTGTTGTGTTCTCAGAATCACCATCTTTTATGGCTTTAAACTGAGTCACTAATGCCTGTCTTGCTGTTTCAGACACCTTATGTTGTGTCCCTTTTAACTACAGATATCTTACAACTCATTCCTTTGTTAGTATTTCAGTAAAACTAACCTGAACTGTAGTTTCCTCTTCAGTATCGGTCCTTTCAGTCCTTTCATGTGATCTGTTGAAACCACAACaagataaaaacacatcaccaCCTACAGTTAACCAACAGGTTCCTCTTTGAGAGGTATTTGTGGGACATATTGATTAATTTAGATTAAAATAACACAGCTTGGTGATGCTAGCTGACTCCCTGACTCACCTTTGTGACAGTGGGAGAGGAAATATGCCCGGGCATGTAGGTTCTCACGGTCGAACCGGTCCAGAGAGACTGTGGGATACTCCTTCATCCGACCCGCAAAGGAACTCATGTTTCAGCTTCAGAGCTTTGACGTTAAAGTCTGAAATGTGTCTGTAGCTCCCTCCATTAAAGAGAGGATAGATCTTTAGATCACATCCTTCTGTTTGGATCCCGCCCatcagtttcagtttctcttcttcttcgttggttatgAGAGCGCTTCAGGAGCACAACGGCCACCTGCTGTTCGGAGGACGACTTTATATTCATTCTTAAACTAAACAACGAACAACTTAAAACAATtatgtgacagtttaaaaaatctACACAAAACGCATCAACCTGCTCCTTCACATATAAAACGACGAACCCCGAGTTATAGCCTTTGTGTTTCACTGTTAACGGTCCGTCGCTCTGGTCCGTTGGCGCCATCTACcggatgttctttttttcatggTCCTCCaacgcagaagaagaagaaagtgaagcGTAACCAGGCAACCAGAGAGAAGCTGTTCAACTGACAATCAACGAATTCTGACTGAGCGTCTGGAAAACTACTTTAAAACCACTAATGTGAGTAAACAATCTCCTTTATTCAAAGACATGTGTTTTAAACTGAGTAAATTAAGAAGTGTGGTATCTTTAATGAgcgttatttttttttaaaaagttggattTTAAAGTTTCACAGCTTATTTATTCAAATTTACGATTAAAATTCTACTTTCTATGAGATTTTCTAcgtttttaaagtctattattTAGTTCGGCTTACATTAAATACATAAAGCAGTAtatgtttttgtaaatgttgctttttatgacttttaatgactagCTTGATGTCTTTATCGACTTTTAGCCCGAAATTAATCGAGATTTTCGAATAATCGAATAATCGTTCAATAACAAAAATCGAACAGTACATTATCtcatctttaaaatatttttttcagttgtttttcttACTATCCACCAGTTGTAATGCAGTACAACCTCCTGACAGTGGTTTTAGGGCATCTGAAAGCTGTTCACAAATAATCAGCGTATAATTAGCAGTGACTACCTCTTAGAATTTTTGcttgaaattaaattaattaaattttaatgtaatttttaatatatttctaattttccttttcttttctgttttattatatttgtcattctaatgttatgttattttatgcctgtctgaatgtttccaatgcttttaatgttttaatgtaaagcacattaagtTGCCTtagtgtatgaaatgcgctatacaaataaagctgccttgccttgcctcgcCTTGAAATCAAGAATGAATCATTTATGCAAGTATGAATGTTataatgtatcatatcacagaacaataaaacaaataagagctaagataaatacataaatgaataaaagacaaATAGATGAATGAATCAGTTAGAATAAAAAATTTATTAgattgaataaaatatatataatatatttgttttcttttgtcatgTCATTTTATCAGAGACATTTTCTCAACACACCATGTCCTGTACTACAAATAAAAACTCCAAGCCAAAGTCCATGAGCATGGCGAAGGGATGGACTGCAGAGGTGGAGAACCTGTTCAGATTCCAGCAGGCGGGTTACAGAGACGAAATGGAGTACATCCAAGTCAAACACGGGGCCTTGGTAGGTGTTTAAATCTGAGTGTAGAGATGTGTGACTAATTCAGAGAAAACATGTagctgttgtcttttttttccagggAATACATGTAAGATATAGGGAACATACAATACATGGAATTGCATTTGAAGAAAAACAGCTATGAAAGTGATTGGACATAAGGAACAGCTGTCCCTTCAGTCCATTTATGAAGGGCCGGTTGTCAGACTTGTGCAAAACATCACAAGAGACCCCTCACACATGTCGTATCCTGAGTATGAACCGTTCCCTTCAGGCAGACGTTACAGAGTCTGTAAGGCAAACTGAGCcacactgctgaacaaacaACCAGCAACCATGTGTGCATTTAACTcctgaaaatataaaacatttgaaatggcAGTGATAGTTTTTTATCAATGTGTCTATGTCAAGCTCTTCTGATGTTACAGATATATTAGATGTATGCTGAGTTAAAGCGtcttctctccctccgtctCAGGTCGATAAGTGGCCCGGGACCGGCTTTGTGAAGAAGCTCCAACGTCGGGATGACACGTTTTATTATTACAGCAGGAAGAGGGAATGTGAGGAGCGTGATGTCAACAAAGTCATAATTTACACATATTAAGGAATCTTCACTGAAAgtgtgaaggagaagaagaagggctTTAAAAGTCCACATGTTGAACTTGTTGCTTCTCAGAGAGAGCATTGTTGACGGATGTttgtaaagttaaaaatatCACCGTTATGCTCTAATATTTcgtctgtgttgttttctttttttttaaacaaagtttatttatgcatttttcaatacaataataataatgtacagtgatgacatatactgattaatagaatcccccaccacccccacccaTGGTAACATTAAGAGGGAATACAacttaatatcaaaacattacaatggaatgaaatgaaataaaaacaaatgaataaataataataataaaataaataatatgaaatacaatacataaattgaaataaataccaaagttaagaaagtgaaatgttatggGTTAAAACAGTACACTATTATCTAGGGCAtacacaagcactgaaacacacaaaagaggggAGAAGCCGCATGAGCCAAAGGGGCATCTCAAGGGTCCTTCCATTTTCATATGCCTCTTATTGCTTACATTGACATGAAAGGTTACTCATCCACAAAATTATCAGAGCCTAAAACATCAACACGACTCAGAAAGGGCTGCCATATCAGTAAAAACTTGTTAGCTGATCCCCTGACAGTATACCTTATCTTCTCcagctttacaaaatgtaacatgtttCTAATCCACTGTTTAAATGTTGGAGGGTTACAGTCTTTCCATCTAATCAAAATTTGTCGTCTTGCTACAAGTgtggcaaaagaaagaaaactctgtgtgtctttgttcaaAATTAGGTGTTGTGTTGCCACACCAAATAGCGCTAAGAAAGCAGACAGTTCTAAAACTCTACCTGTAGTTTTGGAAAGTAGATCAAATATTAACAGCCAAAAATTGGATAACCCAGGACATTCCCAAAACATGAGGATTAAAGTGGCTTCAGATTGTTTACAGCGATCACATATAGGGTTTATATTGGGCACAAAATGGGACAGTTTAACTTTGGTCCAGTGCAGTCGGTGGAAAATTTTAAACTGCATAACAGTATGCTTCATACATATCGAAGATGTATATATTCCCCTCATCATCTTAGACCAAAGGGTCTCTGAGATTTTCGTATGAAGATCACCCTCCCACTGGCTTTTAAGGGAGTCTAGATTTGTCAGatctgtctgtgttgttttctgtacAATAAAAAGCTCTTTTTTGAAAGCTGCCTGTTACAGTTTCATGTGTAGATGAAAAAGACAGTGAGGAAACTGTAACGTTTGTTGTTATCTTCAGTCCTGAGTCAACAAGTTTAATCTCACTCGTCAAACATGTTCAGAAGTTCTTCAGTTTGAATTACATAACATCCATGACTGAAGATATTTGACTCCTACAGGCTTTAACGAGGACCAATTTCATGCTCATTCACTCTAACATTCATGACCTTCAGTTAACAATGTGACTGAAGTATGGGATTATTTGCTTGCTCTGTCACACTCTCCTCATGTGATGGTAACATGAGGGGTGAGATTACATACACACCCCGCTGCCTCTCACatctgagttttgtttttttcctggatCAAGGACAAATTACTTAATTTAGCTCGCTGCGAATGAGAAATGAATGCTTCATTAACTTGTAATTATCAAGTAAGTTGACCTAAGTGGAGCTGCACAGAGAATACTACAAGCTGGTGTGAGTGCATCCTGCTCCAACACAGAGACCCATGGGACAGCAAGGCAGGTGAGTCATATAATTTAAAGCAGTTTCTATCTTTGGCAACTATTAAAATAATCATAGCAAG
Above is a genomic segment from Notolabrus celidotus isolate fNotCel1 chromosome 21, fNotCel1.pri, whole genome shotgun sequence containing:
- the dclre1c gene encoding protein artemis translates to MSSFAGRMKEYPTVSLDRFDRENLHARAYFLSHCHKDHMKGLKGPILKRKLQFSRTVRLYCSFVTKELLLSNPKYAFWEDYIVPLELESPTQISLVDETSGEKEDVVVTLLTAGHCPGSVMFLFEGSQGNVLYTGDFRLAAGDVSRMEHLHSGSRVKDIQSVYLDSTFYDPRFYQIPPREVCLSGILELVGNWISQSPYHVVWLNCKAAYGYEYLFTNLGEEFNTQIHVRSLDMFKKMPEILSYVTTDRRTQIHACRHPKDEEFFQGSRLPCGCTASDGTPLRIISIKPSTMWFGERMRKTSVIIKTGASSYRACFSFHSSYSELKDFLSYLKPVNILPSVIPLGRTLSEVTHMLNTMCRNQSDQAAPVYKPLGVLKRSMVQRPANDSGSDDELFDGLDLAPVRKKIGLDQEIQKVKAQSPQKTAPPVSMEESSPLTVTQPVSGNYVDCTESNDEEEDEEQMEEEEEQDEGAGDNTVIMAEEEERESKEEGHGSTDPPKWADFFTKETLPDSQSSLNSQAQSCCSVPSPALSRMTGSQTPELFSEEEEETPNTDKHFSLTLSASLSNHSSQNLDSCLPDTLILHREPDRQEQGDLRTKTVSEENMNDDLNVQSEPEELLGSQGSSDFDIPCTPESKMPRPDELSQLYRKLASGEEVVIRKRD
- the meig1 gene encoding meiosis expressed gene 1 protein homolog, whose amino-acid sequence is MSCTTNKNSKPKSMSMAKGWTAEVENLFRFQQAGYRDEMEYIQVKHGALVDKWPGTGFVKKLQRRDDTFYYYSRKRECEERDVNKVIIYTY